From Nguyenibacter vanlangensis, one genomic window encodes:
- a CDS encoding MarR family transcriptional regulator, giving the protein MKQATLPSAAQAHPTAEPRPAAAPSEPPAAYDLSSQIGHLLRRAYQRHTAIFQETIPDHRLTAVQFAVLVAIREEQPAPLIRIGRMTAIDHATLRGIVARLEDRDLVRTESDTEDRRQRIVSLSPDGEALVRTCIPEALRITELTLAPLDACERVAALHILRKLSGE; this is encoded by the coding sequence GCCCAGGCGCACCCGACCGCCGAACCGCGACCGGCGGCAGCACCGTCCGAGCCGCCTGCCGCCTACGACCTCTCCAGCCAGATCGGCCACCTGCTGCGCCGCGCCTATCAGCGCCACACCGCGATCTTTCAGGAAACGATCCCCGACCACAGGCTGACCGCGGTGCAGTTCGCGGTCCTCGTCGCGATCCGCGAGGAACAGCCCGCGCCGCTGATCCGGATCGGCCGCATGACCGCCATCGACCACGCCACCCTGCGCGGCATCGTCGCCCGGCTCGAAGACCGCGATCTGGTCAGGACCGAAAGCGACACCGAGGACCGGCGCCAGCGCATCGTCTCCCTCTCGCCCGACGGCGAGGCCCTGGTCCGGACCTGCATCCCCGAGGCGCTGCGCATCACGGAACTGACCCTCGCTCCCCTCGATGCGTGCGAGCGCGTCGCCGCCCTGCATATCCTGCGCAAATTATCGGGCGAGTAG